The region tttttaatttttttcgaGTCAAGCTCGAGTTTATTTTAAGTCGAACTCGAGCAGAACATACTAAATATTCGACTCGAACTCGTTAAAAAAAATCCCGACCCCCTTAAATTCAAAGCCTGATCCACCGGTGATCATTGTCTTGTGTAAATTAACAAACTTTCTCTACGTAAACCcgtcgattttttttaaaaaaaaatagatgTAAAAGTAAGAATCCCGAAAAGAGCTGACTTTTGGTGATGACAGAGTTGAGGTCAGGACCATTGAACTAATAATTCATGGCCCAGAAAACCATTAAAAAATGGTTGCTAATGATTTCGTCTGCAAAATTCATGAGCTGTCTATAAAATACCGGAGTATTTTATTTAGGTCTGGAAAGGGATTTGGTTGAATAAGAAATGACGGAGAAATTATCAAGAGGTTGAAATTTAAAGCGATGAAATAAGCATGCATATGTAACAGTCCATACCACATTGCTTGTGTTGTGTCTATCTGTCGACACCATTCACACAGTATCTTAGTTAGCTACAGATAATTACGTTAATCGGAACAATATCGTGCATATAAACACTTACACACCTTGTTCTGTTTATTGAATTTCCATGAATGATAAATGTTAGTTTTGCCCACCATCTTCCACAAGATTGTGACACTTTGGTCTGTGTATCAACAAACGTACATGTGATAAATTTGTCTATTATTGTATTTAGTTCAGTATATTTGTTAAAATactaatataaaattttaaaaaacatATTATCTAACACTGTTCTAATATCTTGAAATTTTAGAACAACGATTTCTTGACATTGTATCATAACTCAGACTAACAAAAAACTCTTTCAATATTCTCACAATTTATCGTAATTGGCAAATTTATgtcctaagaaaataaatgttTGTAATCCATTTTACACACATAAATGAGATTTCAAGTGAGGGGAGTATTAGAATACTAATATAAGATCCCGGAAATGGCTTACTCATCTTGTGATTTTAAAATAACCGATTTCTTGACATACTTCAACTTATTTTCGAAAAAAATTACATATGTAAACATAAAAtgtcaaaataaaatattttgggTGAGCCTCTTATCAAGGACATTTATGACAGCAAACTTAAGCCGAAAAATAAAGTAAAGTTTTACTTTATTCTAATCAGGGATTATATATGTTCCTAGTTCTATTTATCGATTGTTTACTTTAACTTCATAACTAGTTCAAGAATCCATCATTTTCTAATAATCTCAATCCAAGTGTGGTGTTTTCATATTTATGAAGAGGAGTATGAAAATTAATTTAAAGTGGATAGCACTAGCAGGCAAGGGGGTACAGTGTTCCAGTAAATTTAAGGAACATGCAACCATGTTGCATGTGTAGTTGACTTTGAAGTGCGGGTGTGGATAAATCATAAAAGTGCATGATGACAAGCACTGTTTGGTTACTCCAGTTTTGAAAAAAGACTTGCTATATTGTATTCACATTTCGTCAAAAAAACATATTGTATTCAATTTTCACATGTCTATATATATTAAATCGCAAATCTCTAAACAACCAGAGACCTAGTCCATGTTTCTTTTGCTTCACATGAAAACCATCTTTCTGATCCTCCTCCTAGTCGTTTTTATAACTACTCCATCTGCTTCAGGTGAGCAACTCAAGCTCCTCAACACAGCTCACACATATGGCATATGTGTGTGTGAAGAATTTCATGTATTTCTGTATATGTTCAATTACACTAATCTTATCCCTCATGATCTGCGATGTTCTTTTCTTCTTGCAGGCCGTTGCGGTGCCGGTGATGGCCGAACAAAGCATGTGAAGCTATGTCATTCAATCGAGGTAAGTATACTACCAAGTACTTGCGAGTTATCGTGTCTAACCATAAATTACATATAATCAAACCAAATATATCCTGTATATCCGACTCATACCATGATTTTTGTTTTGCTAAATTATAACATGATCTCTGAAGAGTATGATGTTATTAGAATTATAACCCACCCTTTActctttttttttttatttaaaaaagttgtgaattttgataaatttgctagtaaatttttaatattttgaaatctCTTCAAAATATATGAGATTTTGATGTATTTCTAAAAACTACACAAAATCTGTAAGACTCTACAAAATTTCGGACCAACTCTATCAAAATTCACGAAAAATTGAAATCAacgaattttttttaaaattcataaatattttaaaaatattttaaaatctaaTATGAATACACACTCGTATGTAAATTATTGAAGGTAACAGGGAAGACGAAGATGAGAAAGATTTTGAGCGATGTGGACGTGCAGGATTACCGCGACCCAGGACCTAATCCTGGTCATGATCCCGGCCCTGGAAAAGGAAAGCCCGGTGGTAAAGGCATCAATCCTTGACTAAATTATGTAATAATATCATATAAATTATATACATAACTTCAGTAATGTATCCAAAATAAAGGAAGAGGTCAAGAAAGTAGATAGATAGGTGCCTTTTTCATATATAATATTCGGGTGATATTAGTCGTGTTGTATTCGTCGTGTTCTATGATTCTATGCAAGAAGGCCACGGGGTGTTTCTACTGTATGTTTCTAGTCCGCACAACAATATTGTTCTTTCAAAACAAAACTATTCACCAATGATAAGTAATTAAACAAGAAAAATTGAACAAATAAACAAATCAAATCAAATTTTTCAAGGGCAAATATTACACTGAACATATCTTTACACTCCTAAGTATTGCTACATACCTCAAGTATGATATTTATCACATTTTAATTTCTAAATCAAGAAAATTATCAAATGTGTTCTTTCATTTTGGAAAcgattttgaaaatcattttgatACCCTAACCTTTCTAGTAGCATCCCTCACTTGTATAGTTGTGATAATAACAGTTTTATATAATTATGAGAAATTCGAAACACACCACTTTTGTAAAGATAAACAAATGAACTCAAAAAATGAGTAGAATAGATCCAATTAAAAGTATACAAAAACTCTCATTAAAGAGAGATTGGTAAATAGGAAAGAAAAAAACCATTAATCCAAAGGAACTTATCACCAAATAAAAGATGGACTCCACAAAACTTTATTCCATAAATCAATATTCGGAATTTAGGGATCTTCCCATCAAGAGAAAAGATGAAAAAGGTGGACCACAACTCTTACGAAGATGGGCTGGATCCGTTAGAGAGGTGGGCTCTCGAATTCATATGTCTTCTGTTTCATTAATAATGTCTTCATAGGCCTAACTTGAGGAAATTATATCTAGTGAAGTGAGGCCTACTCTCTTCAATCCTGCCGAGGCCCATATCCAAATTTATGCATAGGAAAGTGAAGTTATTAAGCAATTATTTTTTTTAGGAAGGAGTATAGTAATTTGATTAGCTTatcattattattttttatttaagcTTATTAGTAAATTGAGTTAATAATgaagaaaaatataaaaatataatgcgtgtaatttgaaaattattttggaaaatgTAACATTTTCCTTTTTTCAGTATGGATAATACATTTTGTGGATACGACAAAATGCTCTCGTGACAATTAAAATTTTGGGATATGCTTTTTACATTAAAGATGTGTTGTGTGATAAAATAAAAGTGTAGAATTAAAGGTTGTTGATGTATCAATTATCCATAATATAATGTGTACGCGAGGAACCGAATCAgatttttttttttgacaaatattgTTTATAACCTTATAAATGAGTATCAGTTCTCATAATTTTAGTTTATGAGAAACCGAAAAATTATTTCCGAAGGGGTatctaattaaattattttttattttttaaaaatttacaCTAAAATTTCTGTAAATTTTAGAACCTGACAGGATAAGGCTCCCTCCGGTGCCCCTGTTCTTCCCCTCTGTACATCTATGTTCAAGAAGAGCAATTAGCTTTAGTGTCTCTGAAAGGTTGAAGCGCATTATAAAGAAGAAACAAGAAGACAGAAAAAGTTATTTTCGAAGTTAATTTTTATTACTTTTAGAGCAATAAAAATCTGGAAATTATTGACATTATTTTAGAGTTATtgtaaaattttaatattttagaacGAGCTACTAAATCTAAGAGTGAAAGAATGATAATCGGAGGGAGACAGAGAGCATATATGTAGAATGTTTGGTGCAAATTTTAGTTTCACCAAAGTCATGTATTTATAGCCAAATTGAAGAACAAAAACATTTAATTTATTATCAAAATTTCTGCTCCTAAGGCTAACTTTACTATTTTATTATTcacttaaaaattataattaattataacaAGAGTTTTATTTTAAAGAATAATTTGGTGCATATTATTAAActtgttttaaaaaaataaaaatgagcTAAATCACGAACTGTAATGATCTTGAGACACACAAAGCACAACTCACAATTCCTAACAAGAACAAGATCCACCTAATCACACCTTCCAAAATCAAAATTTCGCCAAAATAATAATTAATCACACTGACTTGTTTTATTAGTACTGCCATATAACGGTCCTGCCAGCCTGATTCATGTGGCAGTAGTCTTAACTTCCTGTCAATAATTATTACATGCAAAACGCCAACAAATCACACTTCCCCACGTCATCATAATTTCCGTAGACCCCACACGCAACTTCTCTTTACATCACTCTCATCTTACCCTCTCTGTTTTCTTTTACACCCGGTTTGACTTTCTTCCGCACAATTCTAAGTCTTTTATAGCatagataaaataatttttttaaaaaaaatttatttttctaaatttaagttttaattatatatttttattcacaaaaaaaaaaattaaaaattattattttaattatgcgTTCAAAATACTTAGAAGTGTGTGCACAAAAGTCAAACACCATATAATAAAAAACAGAGGGAGTAGTAATTAAAATATTCTAAAAACGTGTGATTAATGAGTGGAGATTTTTGTGGTCCATCATTATTAATGAGTTTTTCATCAATATTTTGATAACACCTCACTagaaaaatttataaaatattcaaataaaaacaatttttgtATGATAATAATCACAAAtcacaaatttttataatttttttgtgtCTTCATATAGGTTTCAAGTAACTCGTAAATATAGTGTATTTCCAATAAATATATCAATACGAGTACTTAATTAATGTATTTTactaatatatttataattttttgatTAACATATGTAATTACGATATATTACTCATATATTTTTTAACAAGTATTCACATCTCATATATTTTTTAACAAGTATTTACATCTCACCTAAATCGGGTGATTACATTATTTACGTATTTAAAAATATTAAGCTCTAatgataataataaaaatatagcGAACATGTTGTTTAAGGATGTTAAGTTTGATTCTCACGTGTCCCAAAATTTTTCAAAACATATTTTAGGGAGAGGGATCTAAAATTGATAACAAAAATAACttcaaaataatataatatattattttgaCCTATTTTAATTGATAAAATTGATCTGAATACATGagtttaatttattaattaatgtGTAGTGCTAGGTAACCcaaatattttcacaaaaaaattattaaataacgTGACTGACTGACACATGACTGATTTTAATTCCTGTGCGCATATAAATGCATAATGATCAATTAGAACAATCCATGTAGCATTTTAAACCGTGTTTGAATTTAATTTTGGTTACCATTTCTCTTTTAGGAATTACTATAAGCTTACTTATCCTAAGAAAGTTAATTTCTAAATTAGtacaaattttaaatatttatatagaAATTAAATGACCCGAATTTCTAAATAACGTCCTATCCATAACACTCATAGCTTGTCTCCGCAACCGAAACTCTCTCCCTTCTTCGTCTATATATACACACAGATATACACACAACACAGCTTTAATTACTCACTTTCACTAACAATGCCGGGATTAGTCTCCGTCAAAACACCACCGGAAGCTCCACCGCTGCGAATCACCGTTCCCGATGAGTCCAGAACTCAGATCCGATCCACCCCGGACAGGTCCGACCCGGTAATTCCAAAATCCAACTCTCCGGCCAACCGCCGCCCTCCGTCGCCGTCGCGAGCCAAGCCGTCGCCAGATCGGAGCTCCGGAAGGAAGAAATCGCCGGAAAAACCGTTACTTGACGAAGCATCGTTGGATAATCCAGATCTCGGTCCATTTCTGTTGAAACTCGCGCGCGATACGATCGCATCGGGTGACGGACCGACGCGCGCGTTGGATTACGCGCTGCGAGCTGCGAAGTCGTTTGAAAGGTGCGCGATCGACGGCGAGCCGAATCTCGATCTGGCGATGAGCTTGCACGTTGTGGCGGCGATTTATTGTAGTTTAGGGAGGTTTGAGGAGGCGATTCCGGTGTTAGAGAGGGCAATTCAGGTGCCGGAAGTGAGTAGAGGTGCGGATCACGCGCTTGCGGCTTTTTCGGGGTATATGCAGCTTGGTGATACGCATTCTATGCTTGGACAGCTGGATAAGTCAATTGATTGTTATAAGGAAGGGTTGAATATTCAGATTGTGGCTTTAGGTGATACCGATCCTCGTGTTGCCGAGACTTGCAGGTATATTTTTCGAGTTTTGGATAAATGTATTTGCGATTTTGTGATGTTTGTTTGGATTTGAGTGAAGTGAGTTTTATAATGTGATATGGTGATGATGTAACTAAATATATGTAGAAAGTGAAGATTTGATGCTAGTACATAGTTTTTTACGGAAAAGGTTACATTGCAGTTTTTATGTATTTGTGATTTTGTGATGTTTGTTTGGGTTTAAGTGAAGTGAGTTTTATAATGTGATATGGTAATGATGTAATTAAATATATGCAGAGAGTGAAGATTTGATGCTAGTACATTGTTTTTTGACGAAAAAGGTTACATTACAGTTTTTATGTTATTATATTCTTCAAATAGTATACGAACGTGTAAAATGTGTCTAGTTTTCGACAGGCTCTTTGTTTATAAACTATAGCTTTGTTGATCTGTAAAAAATGTACAAATTAGGATTGCTGAAGTTGGACTATGGATATCGGTTCAATTAAATATGATCTAGTTTCCTTTTGTTTCTGATGTTTTTATTTGGCACATTGTGTATTTGTGCAAGTTTTGTCTGAAGTGCTTGACATAATGTTTTTCCTCTATTATCTTGTCAATTCACACTGTAGCAAAGGAAATGCCgagaaaaaatttgaaatacagtTAGGGTAACATAAAATGAGAGAATGGTATAAAATTAAATGGGTCCTAGTCCGTATGGTATAAAATGAAATGGGTCCTGGTCCGTATGGTATAAAATTAAATGGGTCCTGGTCCCCGGCTAAATGGCTTACGTAACCCAGGTGTGCCGGGGCGTGTTTGGCAATTAATGACTTTCCCATACTTTAGGTAGAGAAATAATCAAGTATCAAATTAAAAAGAAAATATCTTGCCTTTCAAGAATAGTTGATTGATTCATTTTTTCCCTTGCAAACCCAGAAAGGGGAAAGACGATTTACCCTTATTGTTTTCGTATGGAAAGGTAAAATTACTGAATTACCTTTCTTAGGGGTCAAAATCATAGATTTGAACATGTTTCATTTAGTTCTTTGAAAGAAAAATGTGGTTGTTGGGCATCCCAATATTTGAAGATCATGAGCACCAAATTCTCCCAAAATGAGCAGCCACCTCTTTTCTCTTCTCGACATCAAAATGAAAAGCATTTTCTGATCTAGGGTTTTGATACCTAATGAGGGTATTTTGTAGTTTCACCTTCCTGCATTTTATATCTGCGGAAAGAACTAGGTTAATATAATTTTTATCCTCATATTGTTCTATCTACGTTCTGATTCTTTTTATGTTTAATTTTTTTGAAGAGGTAAtcatttaaatatattttttattgtaTTTCCTCTTTGAACCCCAAATTTTAGAGTATGTTATTAAAGTAGTTAAGAATCTCATCACTTCATGTGCTTCAAGCACTTCTCTTCTTCTCTTTCAGAAATTCGTTTTAAACAAATTTGCAAGTTAGCTTAAATGTAGATAGTAAGAGAATTACAATCGAAGAGCAAGTATATTCCAGAATAAATCGATATTCAATTGTAGCAATAATGTGGTTTAATAGGGATAGAGGCGGGTACATCTTTGCTACCTCTCTTTCCAGCTGTCTTATCATGACATAAAAACTAAATTAGATCTTTTTATGGAATCCTTGTGATGGTGTTGACAAATATCTGACACTTGGTTACTTGATGACTTGTTTATTTTGCTTCGCTGATTGGGTGGTACCATTTTTTTTTGTGCTTTTGTGAATAACATTTTTGGAAATAATAAGTATAACTTTATCAACTTGTTTAAATATCTCGCTATATTCTTGTTTTGTTTTTAGGCACTTTGTAGGGAATTTATAAAGTGGTTTCTCATGTAATGTAGGTAAGGTTTGTTCTAATTAGACTGTATTGAATATTGATGATGCAGGTACTTAGCCGAGGCTCACGTTCAAGCAATGCAATTTGATGAAGCAGATAAATTGTGCAAGAAAACACTTGAAATCCACCGAGAACATAGTTCACCTGCATCTCTTGAGGAAGCAGCTGACCGCCGATTGATGGCCCTCATATGTGAGGCTAAAGGAGATTATGAATCTGCTCTCGAACACCTTGTGCTTGCCAGTATGGCGATGATTGCCAATGGACAAGACAATGAAGTTGCTGCTATCGATGTCAGCATCGGAAATATCTACTTGTCCTTATCTCGCTTTGATGAAGCTGTTTTCTCCTACCAGAAGGCACTAACAGTCTTCAAATCTTCAAAGGGTGATAACCATCCTTCAGTTGCATCTGTCTTTGTCAGGCTAGCTGATCTATACTACAAGACAGGGAAGTTGCGGGAGTCCAGATCCTATTGTGAAAATGCCCTAAGAATATATGCAAAACCGGTGCCTGGAACCACAGCAGAAGAGATTGCTAGTGGAATGACGGAAATTTCTGCTATCTACGAATCTTTCAATGAACCTGAGGAGGCATTGAAACTCTTGCAGAAGGCAATGAAACTGCTGGAAGATAAAGCAGGACAACAAAGTACGATTGCAGGAATAGAAGCACGGATGGGTGTTATGTTTTACATGTTGGGAAGGTACGAAGAAGCGAGGGGCTCATTTGAAAGTGCTGTAGCAAAACTCAGGGCCAGTGGCGAGAAAAAATCAGCCTTCTTTGGGGTTGTGCTGAATCAGATGGGTTTGGCTTGTGTGCAGCTGTTCAAGATTGGCGAGGCTGCTGAATTGTTTGAAGAAGCAAGAGGAATACTTGAACAAGAGTGTGGCCCTTGTCACCAGGATACTCTTGGTGTCTATAGCAATCTTGCAGCAACATATGATGCGATGGGAAGGTAattatatactccctccgtcccactttatctgtcttgtttgactTTTTACGGTCAAATTGACCCAACTTTGACCGAAAATTTCACATAGTATAATATCGAAAatacttataaaatttatatcattagaaagtatgtttaatctacttttatatgtatattttaatttttcaaaataatgaaagaaTGAGTTTGTATTTACGGTCaaagttgagtcaatttgaccatcaaaagtcaaacaagacagataaattgggacggagtGAGTATGTACTATATAATTCTCTCTTTGGAATTTCCTCTGGtggattatattatatttgatTGTGATTTCTGTACTAGAAAACTTTCTTTTCGAAATTTCCTCTGATGGATTATGTTATATTTGAATGTTGTCTACATTTAAGCAATGTGGCGGCGGCGCGGCGGCTTGTTATGCATAAAAATATGATTACAGTTACATCATACATGCAACATCTGCAGACTTTTTTCATTTTTTGTCCTGAAGAATTGATTTAGAGAAGAGATGCATTTTGTACTTGATAAAACTTTTGTTTCCCCTGGCCTCCTTTCCTTATTTGAGATGTGGCAAATTTCATTTTGAAGTGGATTGTTGACTTGGCCTAGATGAgaatttcctaaaactgttgaCCAATTTGTCTATTTTAGTTGAGTGTTTTTTCATATGCATAAATCCAGTATAATATATCCTTTTGCACTTGTATAACTGTTTGATGCAACAGGTCAAAGGCATTGACATTTTTTAAGTTGGGTTATAAGGATGCTGCTTTGGTACAATCTGACCAGATCTTATCCAGTCGTTTGTTACAAATTGATGTGTTGCCGCATCATACTATACATTACCATTAAAATTTCTGTTAGTTCTTGATATCTGAACCTCATTTTGGCAAATTTGCAGAGTCGAGGATGCCATTGAGATTTTGGAGTATGTTCTTAAGTTGAGGGAAGAAAAACTTGGAACAGCAAATCCTGATTTTGACGACGAGAAGAAAAGGCTAGCTGAGCTCCTGAAAGAAGCAGGAAGGTCCAGAAACAAGAAAGCGAAGTCGCTGGAAAACCTTATCGATCCCAACTCTAGGAGGACAAAGAAAGAAACATCAAAGAAATGGTCTGCCTTCGGGTTTAGAAGTTGAAAAAATAAGTAAGAAATTGATAAGCAGTCTGGCATCttgaaagaaagaaagaaagaaaggaaaaggtcTCTGATTCTCCATTGATTAGAGTCTAGTTTCCCACACATGATATGTAATATAGAAGATCATGTATATAGGAATTATTTTATTTTTCGGCTTTGTTTTCTGTTTCTTGGGCTTTTAGGTATCCTCTTCGGTTTTAAATTCATTTGATTGTGTTATTGAATTTCTAATTTGTGACCTTAAAGATGTTCATTGTTAGCGCATAACTTTTAATTGATATTATTTTCGATATGAATTATTACTGCAGTACTAAAGGTCTGGGGTTTGTTAAAAAAAatgtaacttataacttaaagtTAAAAAGTAAGACAAAAGTGATACGAACACGGTAACTTATAAATTATCTAAATGTTTTGATAATTTTAGGTATATGAGTTTGATaaattataagttataattttaaaaaaaataaattgtaaattaaaaattacatgaattaataattttaatacatgaatataaaattaataaaaaaattaaataaggACGATGATTTCTGgataaaactatataatatataCTATTCGTCTCCAcgaaaataaaattatattattgatctGAATTAAAACAACTAAAATAAGATAATATATAGACTCACTTTGATATACGTGGAGCAAGTTCAGTGTTAAAACTAAAATGATCAGAATTATTACTATAATTTGAGatcaaaaaatatatttttgtgCTAAAATAAGATTTCATCTCCAATTTCAATCTTAcaatcaaatattttcaaatttaataaaattttattttccCCTTCTAAATTTCATTTAAAACAAACCAAAAGACATCTCATTTAAAGTTATTTAATGATTTGGAAAGGATAACAATTACTATACTTAGCTATATATACCAACTATCCATTTATGTATTTAGAGGACCGGGTATAGTTgtgaatt is a window of Apium graveolens cultivar Ventura chromosome 11, ASM990537v1, whole genome shotgun sequence DNA encoding:
- the LOC141696792 gene encoding protein KINESIN LIGHT CHAIN-RELATED 1-like, encoding MPGLVSVKTPPEAPPLRITVPDESRTQIRSTPDRSDPVIPKSNSPANRRPPSPSRAKPSPDRSSGRKKSPEKPLLDEASLDNPDLGPFLLKLARDTIASGDGPTRALDYALRAAKSFERCAIDGEPNLDLAMSLHVVAAIYCSLGRFEEAIPVLERAIQVPEVSRGADHALAAFSGYMQLGDTHSMLGQLDKSIDCYKEGLNIQIVALGDTDPRVAETCRYLAEAHVQAMQFDEADKLCKKTLEIHREHSSPASLEEAADRRLMALICEAKGDYESALEHLVLASMAMIANGQDNEVAAIDVSIGNIYLSLSRFDEAVFSYQKALTVFKSSKGDNHPSVASVFVRLADLYYKTGKLRESRSYCENALRIYAKPVPGTTAEEIASGMTEISAIYESFNEPEEALKLLQKAMKLLEDKAGQQSTIAGIEARMGVMFYMLGRYEEARGSFESAVAKLRASGEKKSAFFGVVLNQMGLACVQLFKIGEAAELFEEARGILEQECGPCHQDTLGVYSNLAATYDAMGRVEDAIEILEYVLKLREEKLGTANPDFDDEKKRLAELLKEAGRSRNKKAKSLENLIDPNSRRTKKETSKKWSAFGFRS